From Octopus sinensis linkage group LG14, ASM634580v1, whole genome shotgun sequence:
GATTAGATCACCCATGGGTAGCCTACTGCAGGACAAAGACTTCAGCAAGTTCTCTCCACCAGAGAATGGCTTGAGGTCATCTGACACTGCCACACTGGCCTGGCAGAAGGGTGCAGTTCTGATGCTCAGTACCCAGTTGTAGCTATAGCAAAGTCaatgtcagtggaatttgaactcaaaacataacgacagagaaaatactgctaagcatttcgccaaacATGTTAATGATTCTATGAGCTTGCTGCCTGTGATTGAAATAAAACCTAAAATTGCAATGAACAGGTGAGAATCTGAACTGGCAACAATATAAGAAGATATGTGAGAGCAAAAGATAAATGGAAGTTATTGAGGGGTGAAGGAACTTATCTGAGGTTTGGGGATGAAGAAATTCATCGCGGGGGGTAAGAGACAGTCGTGTTGTAGTCTTGGAGTGATCCAAGTTTGTCCTCATTAATTTGGTGTTTGGAGTTTTTTTCATGAAATCATAACGAGTTTCAAAGTAAAGGATTTGTATCATAGAGCAGGAGTTATTAGTCAGGTGATTGAAAAGGTGTTAAATAAAACATGAAGACATCTTAAAGACAAAAGAATGGTTAGCTTTTATTGCTAGATACCCCATTAATAAATGGGGGATGTTACAGAGTCAGGAAATTGCTCCATCTTACAATATTCAGATTGAAATTTTGGCTTTATTTGTGGATTACATAAACAGCAAACATCCTTGGCACAAGCAACTAATTTAGACACTTTTTTTTACAAGACTAATTAGAATAAATGAGAAGATGGTGGAGTTGGAAACAGGGTGGTTCGACCAAATCTCGGAGGATTTCCATTAAAGCACTTTTTGTTACTAAATTTTGAAAATCCTTTCAATACGAATAGGGTTTTCATAACCCTTTTAAAAACATATCTGACAGCAATCTGATTCAGTAAGTTCATGTATGATAGAGAAATCCGCTGGAGCCCTCCACTGCCCacagatattttattttgcaCCTGTCATTGTCTTGCTTGTTCCAATTTGAAGAACATTCTGCTATTGAAGTATCTTAACGTGTTCAGGTGTTGAACTGGAAACTAGTTTAACTACCATGGTACTCCATATTAGCAAGTTCTACTCTTGCAACTGTTACTCACTGTTTTTCAGTTGTTCAGGGTCAATAAGGTATGTACTAGATAAATATTGTCAATTCAGTCACCTGGATTCCAGGACAAAAGACGATTATAGCTCAACGGATctcaaatgtgcacacacacacacacacattgtttaatagttgagtgctgatagtatgctaccaatggtttcatgcaatTGCTACCACACTTAACAGCACTTGACTATTCAaagaaattcttcagccaccAATGTAGTGTGGAGTGCTCACtttcttgtttgttatttatgtatgtagatataaatatacataattgaatGGCAATGGGACAAGAATTATGTAGCTGCTTATCAATATTAGTCTGCCTATGCAAAATCCtaaaatataattatgtgtaaTGATACACACACTGCTTATTGATAAGTGGTTGGTTCTATGTTTGGTTAATTATGAAACCAGTGGAACACTGATTAAATGATTACTCAAGCCATTTCAGTAGGGtgacattattttatttcttttagaaaAAGGTAGGCAGTGGATTCAAAGTTTCAGGTTAATTGCCTCCATCAGTCTGATGAAGACAACTAAGAGggaactttgaagtcactgtcaacatttttcttgcAAAAGTAAAATAAGCACACCTGAGGTTATTCttggagagagaaaatataatgaaaatgctAGTTAGGTTCTCACTTCTGTCATCTTTGGAACCCTAGTTGCATGTATTGCAGTTTTCACTCTTGCCCGTTATGGCTGAACACCACTACACAGCAGCAGCAGAGAAAGAAATGATAGATCACAGAACAACAGGGACGTGGTCACTCTAAAACACATTTCCCAAAAGTATATAAATGCACCCCCCACCTTGTCCTGGTTCCTGTTGTTGGAGTGTAACCATATTAGGGTAATGCTTTCATGGGTTTTAACCTATAATActgaccctggtacttatttcactcaaATAATTACCATTGAAAAAGGGTTTTGACATGAAGGGACATGGCCCAAAACACCACAAACTATATTTGTTCGTTATTGTGTGCtttcatgttagcatgggttagacaggtaAATAATTAaggtattgttttacagccagatgatggcccccaccttttttttaaggatttcatgTTCTGCACACCTTCAAAGGCAGGAAGCAAGAAGATGCTTTACTGCAAGAACACCAAAGCTTGAACAATTTCCAACTAAGTGAgcaacatatgtaaacacacacacacacacgtgtgggtTTCTTTctagtttctgactaccaaatcaaCCGAGAAGACTTTCGCCTGTCCACACTGGCACCATTGTGTGTCTTGACCGAATGAAGTCCAGGACATTGAGCTGAGGGAAGCCATTGATACAATATATACCATCCAACAGCTGTTGccatgacaacaacaatatcgtTAGGAAAATTAGCAAAGCCAGCTCGTTAGGCAATGCAGTTGTTTAGCCTTAAGTCAACTCTCTCAGCAGAAGTGCTCCAGCAAGGGCCAAcctgactaaatatatatatatacatatatcacatggtAGACCTAATCCATTATTTGTCAATAAGAAGCTATTCCGAACAACACTGTCAAGCgttccttttttttcatttctattgaCTGGAtgtaatttggttgctatttctaacgggCCAGACAACCACCAAAAGGATCCCACTTTGTTCCAAGAGATGATACATTACTTGCATGTCTGATTAGATTGTGTGTGTAAAGCtacaaataacataaatattaggTAAAAAACAAACCCTTTTGGAGAGGAAAAGTGAAAGGGCAGCCTCCAAATGTTTCTCTCCAGAGTTTTCTAAACccaatgtttatgtttatgttatttgTAGCTTTATTTCCTTTAAGTGCCACCATTAaaggcaaattatatatatgtgtggaggcacatggcctagtggttagagcagcggacttgcgggttcgagtctcagaccgggcgatgtgtgtgtttatgagcgaaacacctaaaatccacacggctctggcagaaggtaatggtgaactgctgactctttcactctttcctcctgcatcttgcagctcacttgtgaCAGACTGGagtcctatccaggtggggaacctttatgccaaggaaactaggaagccggcccttatgagacaggcatggcttgagaaggaacaaacaaacaaacatatatatataaaatcatcatttaacatctgttttccatgctagcataggttggacgatttgactgaggtctggcaaaccagactccaatctgatctggatgcccttcctaatgccaaccactccgagagtgtaatgggtgcttttacgtgccaccggcacgagggccagttaggtggtactggcaacggccacgcccaaatggtgctttttatgtgccacctgcacaggagccagtccagcagcactggcgacgaccttgctcgaatgtttcacatgccactagcacaagtgctagtaaagcGATGCCGTAACAATCACACTTGAgtggtgtgcttaacgtgccatcggcacgaaggccagcttgttattctggcaatgatctcactcgtatggcactcttagcgctccactagcaacagatgccagtcaccgaacttgatttcgacttcgatttcacttgcctcaactggtcttcgcaagcagagtttagtgtccaatgaagaaaaggcacgcacaagtggactggttacacccctagcataggccacaaggttatggtcacacttgcacttgccgagtcttctgcagcacagtatatttccagaggtcccctgtcactagtcattgcctctgtgaggcacaacattcgaaggtcatgcttcaccacctcatcccaggtcttcctcccttccacaggttccctcaactgctagggtgtggaactttttcacacaacaatcttcatccattctcgctacatgaccataccagcgcagtcgtctctcttgcacaccacaactgatgcttcttaggtccaacatttctctcaaggtacttacactctgccgagtatgagtactgacattacacatccatcggagcatactggcttcatttcttgcgagcttatgcatatcctcagcagtcacggcccatgtttcactgccatgtagcatggctgtacatacacatgtatcatacagtctgccttttactctgagcgagaggccctttgtcaccagtagaggtaggagctctctgaacttagcccaggctattcttattctagcagttacactatcagagcatccacccctgctactgacttggccacctaggtaacagaagctatcaactacttctagtttttctccctggaatgtggcggaagttgttctttgGACattttcagtgatatttatagagcccgatgtatatatatatgtatgtattctaataAGAACTTATTTCGACCCTGAAGAACTGTCTAACCCATTCAAGCATAGCAAACAGATCAACCCACCCCATCGCTGGACCCATTAACTGAATCCCTTACTATCAGCACGTTAACCCCCCTCCCCTCACTCTCCTCCTAAAatttctcttccccttctccaaCAGTGTTGCTTCCTTTGGTATTCCCCACCCACCTACATTCTCTCAATGCTCTCTCTTGTCTATAACCTACAAGGCAACCCCCACCTGGTGTCATGAAAAATGTATTCAGGACACTATAAAATGGTTCATTCTAGGAAGGGGGTCTCTGACCCCTAGAAGCCTTGCCAAAGCAAACACAGGAGCAACAAGTGGTCTTGGATACGTTAGATCTTGttcaactgtccaacccatgccagcatggaaagtggacatgaaatgatgatcttatatatatatatatatatatatatataaggtaggcATGTAAGTAATGATAATGCATCTTATCAAGTTTGTTCGTGTTTTATACCTGTGAGTTATAAATGAACatggtaattatttttataagtatTATATAAGCATTGGTGCttatggtttaaatgtttgaatgtgtgcacacatgcatgtatgtattgtatatatacacacacacagacgtatgtatatgtatgaatgtgagttACAGATAAAAAAGTTATGGAGTAAACACAGATGGAAAGCTCTGTTCTTTCTATTATTTGCATGTAAAAGTTGCTTGTATGTCTGTCTTGATTGAGTGTGATACAAAACGTTAGCCATTTGTGTTTCTCTCCAACacagatttatatttaaaaaaaaaacagaattgaaaCAATAAAAGTGTGAGGTGGATGAGGATGCTGTAACACCTGACCAAAGTAATTAATGACAGGATGGAATAAAGGTAATGAAATAGCATGGTGGTACAGACATGACGGTGACACTTtcagttttgtattttttgtcaTTTGAGGAAATTGGAAAAACTGTTTCTGCTTCCCTTTTCAACAAGGGGCATCGGGAAAGGACTAGGCTCCAGGAAGAATCTTCTCGTCAAAACACAAAAACCAAATTACACTTTCCATCTAAAGGCTTCCGAGTACAAGCTGATATCAGCAACAGACAAAACGGTTATTAGTGGTGGTTCCTAGATGGTAATTCTATGGGAGAGGAGAGTGGGGGGCGGGGGAATGGTAAAAATTGATGGAGAATAAAGTCACTCACTTTGATGCGGTGCTTTCATCTGTTCCAGCTTGCTACATCTCTGCCATGGGGAAATCCCCATCAGACAGGCCGGATACAGTGGAACTGACCCTAATAGTGCCAATTGGAtgcaatttcatttttaaaatgtataaattctTTAAGGAAGCAATGAGACACcgtaagagtgaaaaaaaaatcccaaataatAGACAAAAACGAGTCAGACTCCTCTTGTTTCAGTTTGTCATGCGACAATAAGGAGCTGTTTcctatataacatattatatatatatatatatagatgtatgtatgtatatacattgtatgaatgtatgtatgagagagagagagagagaggagttacATTTTGatagaatacataaatatactgcaACTGCTGTCCAAAAGGTCTGGTGGCAGTTATAATGCGATGGTTGACTGTTTGAATTGTAAGACTGACATTAAGACAAGAGAATCTGCTGCACAACATTTTAGGTTGACTCACAAAAAATCCAGTCCCCAAACTTCTAGATTTCAGCTTGTGTTGATACAGCTCAATGATTTCAATCAAAAATGATTATTTGTTTGCATATTACAGGGCTGACAGCCAatactttttgttgttttaaattaaaagGTTCAAATTTCCTCCACTTTATCGCCTCCGTGTTTGCATATTTTAcaagagtttttttttgtttcatttcttctcaACGAAATCAACTCCTGATACAACTGGGTAATTTCATTCACCACATCAAATTCGGTAACATTATCCATACACAAAGTGTAAAATATAAACTGCTTTACAAAACAGCAAAAACGTCCACTGGCTGTTGATCAATTCACACTTTCACCggcatcttgaaataaaactgtaaGATAGCCATCATCACATTACAACTaggattgaaaaatatatttaataattggcTGCACTAATTCACGTTTCTAGGTGATGCTTACTTCTGTAACTAGAATTTTTAACCAAATTTCAATGATGTTACGTAGCTGCTACGACCAACCGGCCGGGCAACTTGCAGCAGACAGCACAACCCCGTTGAGAGTGTTACACAGTTGTCAAGTTGATCGATTGAGGTTGTATTGAATTATTGAAAATGTATTGATCAGTTTGGTTGAAATAAGGTAACCTTCCACCAAATATagacacttgaaaatatttagtgAGAAAGGAGGGGAAATGGTTGACTGTGGGAACatttgtgtgagtgagagagaagagagatgaagAAGGCCTTGTGATACAACCTAGAAATTGTAGTGAAATGACTGTTTGAAAAATCAGGTGAACCTGTCATCAAAGCTGCAGCTGACGTGAGATAGAGTTGCGATTGAAAAGAAAAGGTAAGAGTCTTAGAAGACAACTGTTTGAGTAGATCTGTCGTAGGCTGAGGTGGAAAGGTAATTTCATAAACTACAGGTGTGAATGAATGTCCGTTCTCATGTGATTTTTGTGGGTTGAAAGTAAAGCCGAATATCTAGGTCAACTCTTTTTGTCGTACAGATGGGATAGGGTTAGGGGGTTTAGGCCACGTAGGGCTCCATCCTGAAGACACTGGGAAACCCCTGGGCCAACTGTAACTGTTGTCCCAGTGGGATGACATTTGATGGATGTAAGAGGATGACATCTGCATTGGTGTGTTGGAGGTTAAGTGGGACTGAGTCTGCTGATGGGACCCGCTGGATCGCGGAGAAAGGGATGATGATGGATGGCTGTTGGGGTCCCTGTGGTGCTTGTCCGCATTATTAGAAGAGGCAGATTGATTCGTGGagttggtgttgctgctgctgcctcgATTATGAGATGAATGGGAGTTAGACTTGGAAGGTGGAGTATCGGAGTCATGCTGAGTCAAGGACGTGGCAGAGTAGGTCTTGTCTCCTGGGGTGTtgctgccgctgccaccaccaccgccgccgccgccacctgcCCCGGCGCCAGGTGAAACAGAAGACCCAGACGGTGGCTGAATGCTACTGGAGGAAGTACCATCATAGCTGTAgagcttttcattattattactgttgccaACAGAAGAGACATGACTTCGTTCATGGCTCTTCAAATCTGCTTGGTGAGAGAAAGACTTCCTACAAATGGTGCAGTGGAATATGTTCGATGATGACCCTGAAGTGCGGGACACCATTCCGGGGGTGTTCTCCGACATTGAGACTGGTGGAACCACGACCTCTCCAACGTGAGTCTTCTCATGATTCAGCAATGTAGTTTGGTGTGTGAAAGATTTCTGACATATTGAGCACGTGAAGGGCTTCTCGCCCGTGTGGGTCCGTTCGTGGTTCTTCAGTGTGGTTTGATGTGCAAATGTCTTCAAGCAGGTTGtgcaatgataaggtttctccccTGTGTGAACACGTTCGTGATTCAACAGAGATGTTTGATGGGCAAATGATTTCATGCAGATCGAACATTTGTAAGCCTTTTCAGGTGAATGGCATTGCTCATGGTTTTTCAAGGTGGTTTGATGGGTGAAGCTTTTCTCGCACTGGCTGCATTTGTACAAACGTTCGCCCGTGTGGATTCGTTCATGAATTGTCAGTGTTGTCTGATGGGAAAAAATTTTGTCACAAACTGAACACTTATAAGGTTTTTCGCCAGTGTGTACCCGCTGATGGTTAATAAGGGTGGTTTGATGAGCGAACGTCTTCAGACACGTCGGGCAATGATAGGTTTTCTCCCCGGTGTGAATACGTTGATGGTTGATCAGCGTGGTCTGGTGAGCGAACGCTTTCATACAGATCGAACACTTGAATGGTTTCTCCCCGGTGTGTGTTCTCGCATGGTTTATAAGCGTAGTCTGATGAGCAAAATTTTTATTGCAGATCGAACACCGATacggtttctcaccagtatgaatgcgctGGTGGTTGACCAGCGTTGTCTGGTGAGCAAACGTCTTGCTGCAGATTGCACAGTTGTAGGGTTTCGCACCAGTATGAACTCGTTCATGGTTTTGTAGAATGGTCTGATGGCTGAAAGACCTTTCACACATTGAACACTTGAAgggtttctctccagtgtgaacGCGTTCGTGTATCCGCAGATAATCTCGCTGGCTGAATGCCTTTGTACAATATTCACAACTGAAGTGGGTCTGACTCAAACCTGCAGCAGACGCACGTTCGTGGTTCGTTAAATTAGCCATTCTTGAAAACCCCTTCCGACAAATATCACATCGATATGGTTTCTTATGGGCCAAACTATGCTGAATGGTCATCTGtctgtgatgatgatgctggtaggAATTGTTCATAAAACTTATACTGTTGGTAATTCCTGTATTGGTTGATGATGTAATCCCTGTATTGGATGATGGCGTACTGGTAGGTGGGGTCTCTGTCTCGGGCTCCGAAGTGGGAGGGTAATTTTTACCACCATTGAAATCAAAGGTTCCAAAAAACTGTTTCCCCATTGGGGTGTATACAGACTGTACGGAATACATGTTTATGGTTTAGAAGAGTTATGTAGCGGCAGGTTTGGTTGAGGAGAGCAGAATTGTAGCGttataacaagaagaagaactgaAGAAACCACCCTGCCAAGTCTAGCATCTGTTATCAACTGGTTCCACAGGCTGAAAGTACTTTGGTCAAAGGATtactttgctccagcatggctttgGCTGCAGACACTAAAATAAACTAAAGAACCAAACAGTTGGATTTTACGTCAACACACAttttcaaacacacgcacacacacacatacatacatatgttccttAATTACAGGTACATAGTTGACAGGTAATTAATTATCAAAAGATTTCATCAATTCTTTGACATTTTGATTTCAGGAGATTCTCTGTCAATTGACagtgtgtttggtggtggtgggatcgAAGGGGTATCTCTGGGATGTCAACACCGTCACATTGGCAGAAGAGTTTATTCAAAGATCCCCTATTGACATACAGAGCAGCTTCTGCAGGGGTTTGTTAGGTGCTCGGTTTAATCCGGTGAATTACATCTGGGAACCATCTGACAGGTATCTGTTagcaacagagagagaagagacctggaagaatggaaaaaaacacaaaatgaattaattattaaaaattaatgcaGATAATTTAATGAAGACATTTTTCATTGCTAAAGtaacaagacaaaaacaaaattttaaataaaagaaaataaaaggggcTAATCTTAAGATTTGTTAAGATCTGATTCTTTCTTATAATCCAAAGTGGATTAAAGAATGGTCAGCTATTTGATGGAAGTGTaaacaacctgctgtgcttaccttggatcgtagggtgacctgctgtgcttgaggagacctattgagtcaagtacatcaacattaaaaaatcaaatggaaattgtggttgtgatacctgtgctggtggcacataaaaagcaccatctgaacatggccgatgccagcattgccttgactggcatccatgctggtgacacgtaaaaggcaccaaccgattgtggccgtttgccagcctcctctggcc
This genomic window contains:
- the LOC115218826 gene encoding gastrula zinc finger protein XlCGF26.1-like; protein product: MYSVQSVYTPMGKQFFGTFDFNGGKNYPPTSEPETETPPTSTPSSNTGITSSTNTGITNSISFMNNSYQHHHHRQMTIQHSLAHKKPYRCDICRKGFSRMANLTNHERASAAGLSQTHFSCEYCTKAFSQRDYLRIHERVHTGEKPFKCSMCERSFSHQTILQNHERVHTGAKPYNCAICSKTFAHQTTLVNHQRIHTGEKPYRCSICNKNFAHQTTLINHARTHTGEKPFKCSICMKAFAHQTTLINHQRIHTGEKTYHCPTCLKTFAHQTTLINHQRVHTGEKPYKCSVCDKIFSHQTTLTIHERIHTGERLYKCSQCEKSFTHQTTLKNHEQCHSPEKAYKCSICMKSFAHQTSLLNHERVHTGEKPYHCTTCLKTFAHQTTLKNHERTHTGEKPFTCSICQKSFTHQTTLLNHEKTHVGEVVVPPVSMSENTPGMVSRTSGSSSNIFHCTICRKSFSHQADLKSHERSHVSSVGNSNNNEKLYSYDGTSSSSIQPPSGSSVSPGAGAGGGGGGGGGSGSNTPGDKTYSATSLTQHDSDTPPSKSNSHSSHNRGSSSNTNSTNQSASSNNADKHHRDPNSHPSSSLSPRSSGSHQQTQSHLTSNTPMQMSSSYIHQMSSHWDNSYSWPRGFPVSSGWSPTWPKPPNPIPSVRQKELT